A single genomic interval of Microbacterium sp. zg-Y1090 harbors:
- a CDS encoding SDR family oxidoreductase — MPATTSADLPGLAGRTALVTGASDGVGLEVARALAAAGAHVIMPVRNRDKGTRAIESIRGGVPDASLELRDLDLARLDSVRALVAGLAAEHTPIHLLLANAGVVLLGDRRRHLTADGFELHFQTNFLGHFALIIGLLPALRTERSRIVMQTSVAVAFSRLDWSDLQLERRYAALRAYARSKLALALFCAELARRSAVTGGAAVTVAQSHPGVVPATAIAPDIRRRTPPPVARLTARLGNPLPLAALPALQALTADADEGAFFAPSGMLQLAGAPRARHPFHRAMNKQDAERLWRVAEDLLQQSGRGGVRLQ; from the coding sequence ATGCCCGCGACGACCAGCGCCGACCTTCCCGGCCTCGCCGGTCGCACCGCTCTCGTCACCGGTGCGAGCGACGGAGTCGGTCTCGAGGTGGCTCGCGCGCTCGCCGCTGCCGGTGCCCACGTCATCATGCCGGTGCGCAACCGCGACAAGGGCACCCGTGCGATCGAGAGCATCCGGGGCGGCGTCCCCGACGCGAGCCTCGAGCTGCGCGACCTCGACCTCGCCCGCCTCGACTCGGTGCGGGCGCTCGTCGCGGGACTCGCCGCCGAGCACACCCCGATACACCTCCTGCTGGCCAACGCCGGTGTCGTGCTCCTCGGCGACCGCAGACGCCACCTCACCGCAGACGGCTTCGAGCTGCACTTCCAGACCAACTTCCTCGGCCACTTCGCCCTGATCATCGGCCTGCTTCCCGCGCTGCGAACGGAGCGATCCCGCATCGTCATGCAGACCAGCGTCGCCGTGGCGTTCAGTCGCCTCGACTGGTCGGACCTGCAGCTGGAGCGTCGCTACGCGGCCCTGCGCGCCTATGCCAGGTCGAAGCTCGCTCTCGCACTCTTCTGTGCCGAGCTTGCACGGCGCAGCGCGGTGACGGGCGGCGCAGCCGTCACCGTCGCCCAGTCCCACCCCGGCGTCGTCCCCGCGACGGCGATCGCGCCGGACATACGCCGCCGGACACCGCCACCCGTGGCTCGACTGACCGCCCGCCTCGGCAATCCGCTGCCGCTCGCGGCGCTCCCCGCCCTGCAGGCCCTGACGGCGGATGCCGACGAGGGCGCCTTCTTCGCCCCCTCCGGGATGCTGCAGCTCGCGGGTGCGCCGCGGGCGCGGCATCCGTTTCACCGCGCCATGAACAAGCAGGATGCCGAGCGCCTGTGGCGGGTCGCCGAGGACCTGCTGCAACAGTCCGGCCGCGGTGGGGTGCGCCTGCAGTAG
- the ligD gene encoding non-homologous end-joining DNA ligase: protein MASAKDDAVTVDADGHEVRVSHPGKVVFPQPGLTKLDLVQYYLSVAEGALRGAGDRPMVLKRFVKGIDKEPFFQKRVPENHPEWVGTATLRYASGTSAEEAVIRDAAGLAWVVNLGCLDLNPHAVRAGNLDHPDELRIDLDPMPGVDWQQIVDVAFVVRDVLEDHGLVGWPKTSGSRGIHILVRIEPAWDFAAVRLAAQALAREVADRAPGLASAQWWKEERGESVFVDFNQNAKDRTVASAYSVRALPDARVSTPLGWDELRVRRPEEFTVPTVRRRFAEIGDPHAGIDAAAGSLDALLALADRLGPAERAPRGAGGGAGRRVSAMPLIEIARAATKDEALAGLDDWKARHPAVVAHLSPADVLVDGMRGSSSLWYRIRVNLQHVPEDERPPQEPLEVDYDPWAPGR, encoded by the coding sequence ATGGCATCCGCGAAAGACGACGCCGTCACCGTCGACGCCGACGGGCACGAGGTGCGGGTGAGTCACCCCGGCAAGGTGGTCTTCCCGCAGCCGGGCCTGACGAAGCTCGACCTCGTGCAGTACTACCTCTCCGTCGCCGAGGGGGCCCTGCGCGGCGCCGGCGACCGCCCGATGGTGCTGAAGCGCTTCGTGAAGGGCATCGACAAGGAGCCGTTCTTCCAGAAGCGCGTGCCCGAGAACCACCCCGAGTGGGTCGGGACGGCGACGCTGCGGTACGCCTCGGGAACGAGCGCCGAAGAAGCGGTGATCCGGGATGCCGCGGGGCTGGCGTGGGTCGTGAACCTCGGGTGCCTCGACCTCAATCCGCACGCGGTGCGCGCCGGGAACCTCGATCACCCCGACGAACTGCGCATCGATCTCGACCCCATGCCGGGCGTCGACTGGCAGCAGATCGTCGACGTCGCGTTCGTCGTGCGCGACGTGCTCGAGGACCACGGCCTCGTCGGCTGGCCGAAGACCTCCGGGTCGCGCGGCATCCACATCCTGGTGCGCATCGAGCCGGCGTGGGACTTCGCGGCGGTGCGCCTGGCGGCGCAGGCGCTGGCACGGGAGGTCGCCGACCGGGCGCCGGGGCTCGCCAGCGCGCAGTGGTGGAAGGAGGAGCGCGGCGAGAGCGTCTTCGTCGACTTCAACCAGAACGCCAAGGACCGCACGGTCGCGTCGGCCTATTCGGTGCGCGCCCTTCCCGATGCCCGCGTTTCGACGCCGCTGGGGTGGGACGAGCTGCGGGTGCGTCGTCCCGAGGAGTTCACCGTGCCGACGGTGCGCCGCCGGTTCGCCGAGATCGGCGACCCCCATGCCGGGATCGATGCCGCCGCGGGGTCACTCGACGCGCTGCTGGCGCTCGCCGACCGGCTCGGTCCGGCGGAGCGCGCGCCGCGGGGCGCGGGCGGCGGAGCGGGCCGGCGCGTCTCGGCGATGCCGCTCATCGAGATCGCGCGCGCCGCGACGAAGGACGAGGCCCTGGCGGGGCTGGATGACTGGAAGGCGCGGCATCCGGCTGTCGTGGCGCACCTCTCCCCCGCTGACGTGCTCGTCGACGGCATGCGCGGGTCGAGTTCGCTGTGGTACCGCATCCGGGTGAATCTGCAGCACGTGCCCGAGGACGAGCGCCCGCCCCAGGAGCCCCTCGAGGTCGACTACGACCCGTGGGCCCCCGGTCGTTGA
- a CDS encoding bifunctional nuclease family protein, whose amino-acid sequence MVQVRVAGVALDPEGQRVVLLKPIDALPGEGAILPIWIGAQEATSILIAVEGAVTPRPLAHDLMRSMIAALDAEVDRVEVARIDDGTFYAEVTLSSTRGTQVVDARPSDAIALASRTSAPVFVADDVLLEAGIPDVLATADAEENIEEFKHFIDDVEPEDFRE is encoded by the coding sequence ATGGTCCAGGTGCGCGTGGCCGGCGTCGCTCTCGATCCCGAGGGACAGCGGGTCGTGCTGCTCAAGCCCATCGACGCACTTCCGGGCGAAGGTGCGATCCTGCCGATCTGGATCGGGGCGCAGGAGGCGACGTCGATACTCATCGCGGTCGAGGGGGCCGTCACTCCGCGTCCGCTCGCGCACGACCTGATGCGCTCGATGATCGCGGCGCTCGACGCCGAGGTCGACCGGGTGGAGGTCGCCCGCATCGACGACGGCACGTTCTACGCCGAGGTCACCCTGTCGTCGACGCGGGGGACGCAGGTCGTCGACGCCCGCCCGTCGGATGCCATCGCGCTGGCGTCGCGCACGTCGGCGCCGGTGTTCGTCGCCGATGACGTGCTGCTCGAAGCGGGGATTCCCGACGTGCTGGCGACCGCAGACGCGGAGGAGAACATCGAGGAGTTCAAGCACTTCATCGACGATGTCGAGCCGGAGGACTTCCGGGAGTGA
- a CDS encoding NADPH-dependent F420 reductase, whose protein sequence is MISDTSPPTLGILGFGKLGRTLAGLADRAGLTVKAAGSAQPVRLRMMRDALLPAVQLGWADEVAATSDLVILALPLSAVHDLPVAALAGKTVIDAMNHWREVDGDRDDWVEPARSTSEMVQSVLADSRVVKAFNHIAYRDLAPRRLPEDDPHRTAIAIAGDDGPATDAVAALVRRLGFAPVVIGPLAAGRLIEPGSPAFGSALPEAGLRQLLEAAARQQP, encoded by the coding sequence ATGATCTCCGACACCTCGCCCCCGACGCTCGGGATCCTGGGTTTCGGCAAGCTCGGCCGCACCCTCGCCGGTCTCGCCGATCGGGCCGGGCTGACGGTGAAGGCGGCGGGTTCGGCGCAGCCCGTGCGGCTGCGGATGATGCGCGACGCGCTGCTGCCGGCCGTGCAGCTGGGCTGGGCGGACGAGGTGGCCGCCACCTCGGACCTCGTGATCCTCGCCCTCCCGCTGAGCGCCGTCCACGACCTTCCGGTGGCGGCGCTGGCGGGGAAGACCGTGATCGACGCGATGAACCACTGGCGGGAGGTCGACGGCGATCGCGACGACTGGGTCGAACCCGCACGCTCCACCAGCGAGATGGTGCAGTCCGTGCTGGCGGACTCTCGCGTGGTGAAGGCCTTCAACCACATCGCCTACCGCGACCTCGCCCCGCGCCGGCTGCCCGAAGACGACCCGCATCGCACGGCGATCGCGATCGCCGGCGACGACGGGCCGGCGACGGATGCCGTGGCCGCGCTGGTGCGACGTCTGGGCTTCGCACCCGTCGTCATCGGCCCCCTGGCGGCGGGGCGGCTGATCGAGCCAGGCTCGCCCGCCTTCGGGTCCGCACTCCCCGAGGCGGGATTGCGGCAGCTGCTGGAAGCGGCTGCCCGTCAGCAGCCGTGA
- a CDS encoding DUF3488 and transglutaminase-like domain-containing protein has product MSSPDVTRRVHRRADLRLTVAVLGVVVAAIAPLVRVIEPGPWLLGAVLLATALLAAGYLARTRRVPAVAVTGLQAGLWALALTAVFFSDTALLGVIPTPETVREVPVVVSAGMNEIFVGAAPLDAGRALTFLLIAAAGLLTVVLDHVVVTARLPLLAAVGVVAVWLVPAIAVPRGVDLAAFALLAVTLLFLLRAETRTREVPAARAAPGRMQTPPQPAGVGATALGIGAIAVVVALTVTPLLPTPAPRSTAAGIGPANTIDPSLNLGSDLRQPASEPVLNVRTNAPVPPYLRVTTLSSFDGEQWQPDRIGALPFEDGTEIDEIEVDPALRVTAYRTTIEVTNLASAWLPVSFPAVEVAGLEGEWQWMPYNRTVVSQTTSSQGQSYEVVTHLPRPTREQIRATEAGGTALRDATSVLPDDQPLDVITRTAQEVTAGAENDYDRLIALQSWFRGPDFTYSLRAPVRYGFDGSGIDAIEGFLAERGGYCVHFASAFAVMARTLGMPSRIVVGYLPGTGNGRIVEGQTEYQVNSDQLHAWPEVHFDGIGWVPFEPTKSLGTPTSFLPERVGTPEDGGEDITEGLEPTAAPARPVEPINPDLAPDAADPGASGAATPQGLSLIVVLTLLGLLVLLSIPAVAREVRRRRRLAAAAGGDAAAAWLSVREAAVDLGIAVPASESPRAFGARLVAEHDAPEDAMDVLVAAIERQAYAPAASAVVSGGRGDAAGGADGRGLAAAAASVHSALARSAARRRRALAVVAPRSLIVRPGSTYATDRVTT; this is encoded by the coding sequence GTGTCCTCTCCTGACGTCACCCGCCGCGTGCATCGCCGCGCCGACCTGCGGCTCACGGTCGCGGTTCTGGGAGTGGTGGTGGCGGCCATCGCGCCGCTCGTGCGGGTGATCGAGCCCGGCCCTTGGCTGCTGGGGGCCGTGCTGCTGGCGACGGCGCTGCTCGCCGCCGGCTACCTCGCCCGCACGCGACGCGTGCCGGCGGTGGCGGTCACCGGCCTGCAGGCGGGGCTCTGGGCGCTCGCGCTGACAGCGGTGTTCTTCAGCGACACCGCCCTGCTGGGGGTCATCCCCACCCCGGAGACCGTGCGAGAGGTTCCGGTGGTCGTCTCGGCGGGCATGAACGAGATCTTCGTCGGCGCCGCCCCGCTGGATGCCGGGCGGGCGCTGACCTTCCTGCTGATCGCCGCAGCGGGGCTGCTCACGGTCGTGCTCGACCATGTCGTGGTCACGGCGCGGCTTCCGCTGCTGGCCGCCGTCGGGGTGGTGGCGGTGTGGCTGGTGCCGGCGATCGCCGTTCCCCGGGGCGTGGACCTGGCGGCGTTCGCGCTGCTGGCGGTGACGCTGCTCTTCCTGCTGCGCGCTGAGACCCGCACCCGCGAGGTGCCGGCGGCCCGGGCGGCACCGGGCAGGATGCAGACGCCCCCGCAGCCGGCGGGCGTGGGCGCGACGGCGCTGGGGATCGGGGCCATCGCGGTGGTCGTCGCGCTGACGGTCACCCCGCTGCTGCCGACGCCCGCCCCCCGATCCACCGCCGCCGGCATCGGACCGGCGAACACCATCGACCCGTCGCTCAACCTGGGATCGGACCTGCGGCAGCCGGCGAGCGAGCCCGTCCTCAACGTGCGCACCAACGCACCGGTCCCGCCGTATCTGCGCGTGACGACGCTGTCGAGTTTCGACGGCGAGCAGTGGCAGCCCGACCGCATCGGCGCACTGCCCTTCGAGGACGGCACCGAGATCGATGAGATCGAGGTGGATCCCGCGCTGCGGGTGACCGCCTACCGTACGACGATCGAGGTCACGAACCTCGCGTCGGCCTGGCTGCCGGTCTCGTTCCCGGCTGTGGAGGTGGCCGGGCTGGAAGGCGAGTGGCAGTGGATGCCGTACAACCGCACCGTGGTCAGCCAGACGACCAGCTCGCAGGGTCAGTCCTACGAGGTGGTGACCCACCTGCCCCGCCCGACGAGGGAGCAGATCCGCGCGACCGAGGCGGGCGGCACCGCGCTGCGCGATGCGACGTCCGTCCTCCCCGACGACCAGCCGCTGGACGTCATCACCCGCACCGCCCAGGAGGTCACCGCAGGCGCCGAGAACGACTACGACCGGCTGATCGCGCTGCAGAGCTGGTTCCGGGGACCGGACTTCACCTACTCGCTGCGCGCACCGGTGAGGTACGGCTTCGACGGGTCGGGCATCGACGCGATCGAGGGGTTCCTGGCCGAACGCGGCGGGTACTGCGTGCATTTCGCGTCGGCGTTCGCGGTCATGGCCCGCACCCTGGGCATGCCGTCGCGCATCGTCGTCGGCTACCTCCCCGGCACCGGCAACGGCAGGATCGTCGAAGGCCAGACGGAGTATCAGGTCAACAGCGACCAGTTGCACGCGTGGCCGGAAGTCCACTTCGACGGCATCGGCTGGGTGCCGTTCGAGCCGACCAAGAGCCTGGGCACGCCCACGTCCTTCCTGCCCGAGCGGGTGGGGACACCCGAGGACGGCGGCGAGGACATCACCGAAGGGCTGGAACCGACTGCCGCGCCGGCCCGCCCTGTCGAGCCGATCAATCCCGACCTTGCGCCCGACGCCGCCGATCCGGGCGCCTCCGGCGCGGCGACCCCGCAGGGCCTCTCGCTGATCGTGGTGCTGACGCTGCTCGGGCTGCTCGTGCTGCTGTCCATCCCGGCGGTCGCCCGTGAGGTCAGGCGCCGCCGCCGCCTCGCCGCAGCGGCGGGCGGGGATGCCGCGGCCGCCTGGCTGAGCGTGCGGGAAGCCGCGGTGGACCTCGGGATCGCGGTGCCCGCGTCGGAGTCCCCGCGCGCTTTCGGCGCCCGTCTCGTCGCCGAGCACGACGCGCCGGAAGACGCGATGGACGTGCTCGTGGCGGCGATCGAACGTCAGGCGTACGCGCCGGCCGCCTCCGCCGTCGTGAGCGGTGGGCGGGGCGACGCGGCGGGCGGTGCCGATGGCCGCGGGCTTGCGGCGGCCGCGGCATCCGTCCACTCTGCGCTGGCGCGTTCGGCCGCGCGCCGGCGGCGGGCGCTGGCCGTGGTCGCGCCGCGCTCGCTCATCGTGCGACCCGGCAGCACGTACGCCACAGACCGCGTGACAACCTGA
- a CDS encoding DUF58 domain-containing protein → MQRPWPLTIRGTGAVLLGLGCLLLASDQGVPELLYVAVLLLAVVAAALLSLYAVRRADGMTRTVTPEVLTVGGQARVTARVSLRSAMASSPGTWHDTLSPGLGWVRPPAGDAAPDAGGRGGTTVVAGGARGVFPALGSSLRGEPHTVDVDYRIEGTRRGVHTLGPLAVSSTDPFGLVLRSHTLPLVTQVVVAPEVVDLPALSDLPGEAGGTRHTASNELGQGADNLIPRVYVAGDSMRRIHWRASAHRDELMVRQEEQESTPAATVVLDLSTGRFSTDAMRGAGLDPGFERALSACVSVVSRLVREGYTVSVTDADGHPLADPIEGGDLTAVETLGTGFATLITRRDDHLGDLVSRFVGAIGGPLVVIVGRFDAADAATLAPVAHHSSLPVLLSVAPVGEALAHAAEHGWHPAAIGPDDDLAAAWQDAVDRGVGRVLS, encoded by the coding sequence ATGCAGCGCCCGTGGCCGTTGACGATCCGGGGCACCGGTGCCGTGCTGCTGGGGCTGGGATGCCTGCTCCTCGCCTCCGACCAGGGGGTGCCCGAGCTGCTGTACGTCGCGGTGCTGCTGCTGGCCGTCGTGGCGGCGGCCCTGCTGAGTCTGTATGCGGTACGCCGGGCGGATGGAATGACGCGGACCGTGACGCCCGAGGTGCTCACCGTCGGCGGGCAGGCCCGCGTGACGGCGCGGGTGTCGCTGCGCTCGGCGATGGCGTCGAGTCCGGGCACGTGGCACGACACGCTCTCTCCCGGGCTCGGGTGGGTGCGCCCGCCCGCCGGGGACGCCGCACCGGATGCCGGCGGACGCGGCGGGACGACGGTCGTCGCCGGCGGGGCGCGCGGGGTGTTCCCGGCACTCGGATCGAGCCTGCGCGGCGAGCCGCACACCGTGGACGTGGACTACCGCATCGAGGGGACGCGGCGAGGCGTGCACACCCTCGGCCCCCTCGCGGTGTCGTCGACCGACCCGTTCGGCCTGGTGCTGCGCAGCCACACGCTGCCGCTGGTCACCCAGGTCGTGGTCGCTCCCGAGGTCGTCGATCTCCCTGCCCTTTCGGACCTGCCCGGCGAGGCGGGCGGCACTCGGCACACGGCGTCGAACGAGCTCGGTCAGGGCGCCGACAACCTCATCCCCCGCGTCTACGTCGCCGGCGACTCGATGCGCCGCATCCACTGGCGTGCCAGCGCGCACCGCGACGAGCTGATGGTGCGCCAGGAGGAGCAGGAGTCGACGCCCGCCGCGACCGTCGTGCTCGATCTGTCGACCGGGCGATTCAGCACCGACGCGATGCGGGGTGCGGGACTGGATCCGGGATTCGAGCGCGCCCTCAGCGCCTGCGTCTCGGTGGTGTCGCGCCTGGTGCGCGAGGGGTACACCGTCTCTGTGACCGATGCCGACGGTCACCCGCTCGCCGACCCGATCGAGGGCGGCGACCTCACCGCCGTCGAGACCCTCGGCACCGGGTTCGCCACGCTCATCACCCGCCGCGACGACCATCTCGGCGACCTGGTCTCCCGGTTCGTCGGCGCGATCGGCGGCCCGCTGGTGGTCATCGTCGGGCGCTTCGACGCGGCGGATGCGGCGACGCTCGCCCCCGTCGCCCACCACTCCTCCCTGCCGGTGCTGCTGTCGGTCGCTCCCGTGGGAGAGGCGCTCGCGCACGCGGCGGAGCACGGCTGGCATCCCGCCGCCATCGGCCCGGACGACGACCTCGCGGCCGCCTGGCAGGACGCCGTGGACCGGGGGGTGGGCCGTGTCCTCTCCTGA
- a CDS encoding AAA family ATPase, which yields MSEQSGEPVTAEEFARRTGEIIDSVTRVIDGKPEAVRSALTCLLAEGHLLIEDVPGVGKTMLARALAASVHATVRRIQFTPDLLPGDVTGVSVFNPVDREFEFKRGAIFAHIVIADEINRSSPKTQSALLEAMEEHQVTVDGESHALPEPFLVVATQNPLEMEGTYALPEAQRDRFMMRISMGYPDAASERLMLRQRDATNPLSAISPVVDADGVRRLIGWARSVHLSPAVEEYAVALAQATRVHADLRLGASPRATLQLVRAAKVRAALDGRDFVIPDDIAALLEPVFAHRLIPSRNAGTARARSTGDAVVAALAQIAASVRVPLTARA from the coding sequence ATGAGCGAGCAGTCCGGGGAACCCGTCACCGCGGAGGAGTTCGCCCGCAGGACCGGTGAGATCATCGATTCGGTCACCCGCGTCATCGATGGAAAGCCCGAAGCGGTGCGCTCCGCGCTCACCTGCCTGCTGGCCGAGGGGCATCTCCTCATCGAGGACGTGCCGGGCGTCGGCAAGACCATGCTGGCCCGCGCGCTCGCGGCATCCGTGCACGCCACCGTGCGCCGCATCCAGTTCACGCCCGATCTGCTGCCCGGCGACGTCACGGGCGTGTCGGTGTTCAACCCGGTCGACCGCGAGTTCGAGTTCAAGCGGGGCGCGATCTTCGCGCACATCGTCATCGCCGACGAGATCAACCGCTCCTCCCCCAAGACGCAGTCGGCGCTGCTGGAGGCGATGGAGGAGCACCAGGTCACCGTCGACGGCGAGTCGCACGCGCTGCCCGAGCCGTTCCTGGTCGTGGCGACGCAGAACCCGTTGGAGATGGAGGGCACTTACGCGCTCCCGGAAGCGCAGCGGGACCGCTTCATGATGCGCATCTCCATGGGGTACCCCGACGCCGCCAGCGAGCGGCTGATGCTGCGCCAGCGCGACGCGACCAATCCCCTGTCGGCCATTTCGCCCGTCGTCGACGCGGACGGGGTGCGCAGGCTCATCGGCTGGGCGCGCTCGGTGCATCTGTCCCCCGCGGTCGAGGAGTACGCCGTCGCCCTCGCGCAGGCGACCCGCGTCCACGCCGATCTGCGCCTGGGCGCCAGCCCACGCGCAACGCTGCAGCTGGTGCGTGCGGCGAAGGTGCGCGCAGCGCTGGACGGGCGCGACTTCGTCATCCCCGACGACATCGCCGCGCTGCTCGAGCCGGTGTTCGCCCACCGGCTGATCCCGAGCCGCAACGCCGGCACAGCACGGGCCCGCTCGACCGGCGACGCCGTGGTGGCCGCGCTGGCTCAGATCGCGGCATCCGTGCGCGTGCCGCTGACCGCCCGCGCCTGA
- the pta gene encoding phosphate acetyltransferase has protein sequence MAQSIYITSVEGHSGKSTIALGVLDALSRATPRVGVFRTIARSTAERDYVLEMLLDHDGVDLAYEECVGVTYDDVRADPEASLARIVERYKAVERQCDAVVVVGSDFTDVGSPAELAYNARIAANLGTPVLLVVGGRAMQGQSEQLGTAPARTAEQMGQIAALAVPELISGRADLFAVVANRADPERLDEIVEAVSAAVAAVLPGRDIPVRALPEDRYLVAPSVRGILRAVEGTLVKGDPELMTREVLSIVVAGMSMVNVLPRLTESAVVVIPADRTEVLLATLLAHASGTFPSLAAVVLNGPFPLPDTIDSLIDGLGSTLPIIATDLGTYDTAVRVMTARGRLAADSQRRYDTALALFEKHVDTEALTQALGVAHTTVVTPLMFEYALMERARNDRRRIVLPEGDDDRVLRAAATVLARGIADVTILGEEIEVRSRALELGIDLSGAQVISPFDAVLVDRFAQEYTRLRSHKGMTLERAADTVTDASYFGTLMVHLGLADGMVSGAMHTTAHTIRPAFEIIKTRPGVSVVSSVFLMALADRVLVYGDCAVIPDPTSEQLADIAVSSAATAAQFGIEPRVAMLSYSTGESGKGADVEKVRAATALVRERSPQLPVEGPIQYDAAADAAVASQKMPGSDVAGRATVFVFPDLNTGNNTYKAVQRSAGAVAIGPVLQGLNKPINDLSRGALVDDIVNTIAITAIQAQGEVGA, from the coding sequence GTGGCTCAGAGCATCTACATCACCTCGGTCGAAGGTCATTCCGGCAAGTCCACGATCGCGCTCGGCGTGCTCGACGCGCTGAGTCGAGCGACGCCGCGGGTGGGGGTGTTCCGCACCATCGCCCGCTCCACCGCGGAGCGCGACTACGTGCTCGAGATGCTGCTGGACCACGACGGCGTCGACCTCGCCTACGAGGAGTGCGTCGGTGTCACCTACGACGACGTGCGCGCCGACCCCGAGGCATCCCTCGCCCGCATCGTGGAGCGCTACAAGGCGGTCGAGCGTCAGTGCGACGCGGTCGTCGTCGTCGGCAGCGACTTCACCGATGTGGGAAGCCCCGCCGAACTGGCCTACAACGCCCGCATCGCGGCCAACCTCGGCACACCGGTGCTGCTGGTCGTCGGCGGCCGTGCGATGCAGGGGCAGAGCGAGCAGTTGGGCACCGCCCCGGCACGCACGGCCGAGCAGATGGGCCAGATCGCGGCGCTCGCCGTGCCCGAGCTGATCTCCGGTCGCGCCGACCTGTTCGCCGTCGTCGCCAACCGCGCCGACCCCGAGCGTCTCGACGAGATCGTCGAGGCCGTCTCGGCTGCCGTGGCGGCGGTGCTGCCGGGGCGCGACATCCCCGTGCGGGCCCTGCCGGAGGACCGCTACCTCGTCGCCCCGTCGGTGCGCGGCATCCTGCGCGCTGTGGAAGGCACCCTGGTCAAGGGCGACCCGGAACTGATGACCCGCGAGGTGCTGAGCATCGTCGTCGCCGGCATGTCGATGGTCAATGTGCTGCCGCGGCTGACCGAATCCGCCGTCGTGGTGATCCCGGCCGATCGCACCGAGGTGCTGCTGGCGACCCTGCTCGCCCACGCGTCGGGCACGTTCCCGTCACTGGCCGCGGTGGTGCTCAACGGCCCGTTCCCGCTGCCCGACACGATCGACAGCCTCATCGACGGCCTCGGCTCGACGCTGCCGATCATCGCGACCGACCTCGGCACCTACGACACCGCGGTGCGGGTCATGACCGCGCGCGGGCGCCTGGCCGCCGACTCGCAGCGCCGGTACGACACGGCGCTGGCGCTGTTCGAGAAGCACGTCGACACCGAGGCGCTCACCCAGGCGCTGGGCGTCGCCCACACGACGGTGGTGACACCGCTCATGTTCGAGTACGCACTGATGGAGCGGGCCCGCAACGACCGCCGCCGCATCGTGCTGCCCGAGGGTGACGACGACCGCGTGCTGCGCGCCGCCGCCACGGTGCTCGCCCGCGGCATCGCCGACGTCACGATCCTCGGCGAGGAGATCGAGGTGCGCAGTCGCGCGCTGGAGCTGGGCATCGACCTGTCCGGGGCGCAGGTCATCAGCCCCTTCGACGCCGTGCTGGTGGACAGGTTCGCCCAGGAGTACACCCGCCTGCGCTCCCACAAGGGCATGACGCTGGAGCGCGCAGCCGACACGGTCACCGACGCGTCCTACTTCGGCACGCTCATGGTGCACCTGGGGCTGGCGGACGGCATGGTGTCGGGTGCGATGCACACGACCGCGCACACGATCCGTCCCGCCTTCGAGATCATCAAGACCCGTCCCGGGGTCTCCGTCGTGTCGAGCGTGTTCCTGATGGCGCTCGCCGACCGGGTGCTCGTCTACGGCGACTGCGCCGTCATCCCCGACCCCACCAGCGAGCAGCTCGCCGACATCGCGGTGTCGTCGGCAGCGACGGCGGCTCAGTTCGGCATCGAGCCGCGCGTGGCGATGCTGTCGTACTCGACGGGGGAGTCGGGCAAGGGCGCCGACGTCGAGAAGGTGCGCGCGGCCACGGCGCTCGTGCGCGAGCGCTCGCCGCAGCTGCCCGTGGAGGGGCCCATCCAGTACGACGCGGCCGCCGACGCCGCCGTGGCATCCCAGAAGATGCCGGGCTCCGACGTGGCCGGCCGGGCGACGGTGTTCGTCTTCCCCGACCTCAACACCGGCAACAACACATACAAGGCCGTGCAGCGCTCGGCCGGCGCCGTGGCCATCGGCCCGGTGCTGCAGGGACTGAACAAGCCGATCAACGACCTCTCGCGCGGCGCGCTGGTGGACGACATCGTCAACACGATCGCCATCACGGCGATCCAGGCACAGGGTGAGGTGGGCGCATGA